GCGTCAGCGTGTGAAGAACTACCGCGCCGGGGATCTCGAACGCTGTTATCCCGAGCTCGATTTGGAAGAGTGCTACCTGTTCGCCTACGGGTTCCTCTCCAAAGATCTTTGGGGAATCGTGCATCCCAAGACGGAAAAGGAATTGTCCGACGAACACCGCCAAACGCTCGAGGTGATTCGCCAGCACGGCCCCATGCACTCCAAGGACCTGGAATCGCATGTCGGTGGTGAACGAGTGCAAAACTACTGGGGCGGCTTTTCAAGGTCCGCAAAGATGACCATGGAAGCTCTGCACAACCGGGGTGCATTGCGAGTCGCGAGCCGAAACAACGGCATCCGCATCTACGACGCGGCCAAGGAGTTGGAACCAACCTTGTCGAACGAAGAACGCTTGCAGCAACTGATGCTCGCGGCGCTGCAGGCGATGGGCGCAACCACTCGTCGGTTCCTATTGAGTGAACTGTCGCATTTCAAATACTTGATCGAAAGCGTCGCGGATCGTCGCCAGTGTTTACAAGCTTTGATCGACGCCGGTCGAATTCGCGTCGACATCGTCGATGAGGTGGAATACCTGTCCCTGGATTTGGGGAGACGTGGACGCATGAAAGCAGACACCGTTCGAATCCTCGCCCCGTTCGATCCGATCGTGCGAGACAGAACCCGATTCGAACATTTGTGGAACTGGACCTATCGATTCGAAGCCTACACACCCAAGCCCAAACGCAAATTGGGTTACTACGCCATGCCGGTGCTCTGGCGAGATCAAATCGTCGGCTGGGCAAACGCGGCGGTGGACGCGGGCCGTTTGAAGGTGGACTTTGGCTACGCGGATCGTCGTCCGAAAGAACGAGTCTTCCGGCAAGCCGTGGAATCGGAAGTGAATCGACTGGCTGAGTTCCTGGGACTTGATGAAAGCGCTCAAGAAATTTCACATGGCTGACGCCTTGCGACGGCGTTGGTTCTTTTTTGCAACCAACGCGATCGCGATCAGCCCCGTCGCAAAAGCAAGCGTGGCTGCGAGCTTTCCGACAAAGGAGATTGGAACAACCTCCGCTTCGGAAACGTCGCCATCGACTTGAAACTTCCGTGCCGGTGAGTCGAGGTACTTCTTCTCAAACTCCGCATCCACATCCAATCCGGTCGCGATCCATGCCGTCTCGTCTTCCGCGATGCGGTGAAACAACTCGTCGCCCTGTTTGATCTCGTTGAGCAGTTGCTCCTCCACCTGATTCAGTTCGACCTCCTTCTGCATCGCAATTGCAACGAAAGCCTTGTGACGGTAAGCCGCGACGGCCTCTGGAGCATCCACTTCCATGGATGCTCTCAAATAGGCTCGAGTGGCCAACTGCTTTGAGTCTTCATCGCTGTCATCTGCAAGCAGCAGATCGCCAAGTGCCTCCAGCAACACGGGTGAATCATGATTGCCAAAACGCATCATGCCCATCACCCCTTTGGCAGCCGCTTGAATCTCCTCCGAAATCGGCAATTGCTTGGAAGGACGCCGCTTCTCAATCAAGTACTCCACCAGAAGCTGCTGATAGATTTCACGACCAAAGTGGGCGTCCGGGTTGATCGCAATGGCCTTCCGAATGTGCTCCCGGCCTTCTTCCAGTTGCCCGGAATGGATGTAGAACGTTCCCAAATTGGCTTCTGATTCGTAGCGTCCCTGTTCCGGCCATCGTTCGATCTTTTCGAGGATTGTCTCGATCGCCTTGTCGTGATCGCCCAGTTTGTCATGGGCAACCGCGATGTCGTCCAGATCGGTGGGAAGCAATTGATCGGTGGGCTTGGCCCTCCGGTCGGAGATTCGCCATTCGTAGTAAGCGTCCGAATGGCGAACGAAGTACCCAGCCATCAATTCATGAGCCCCCGGGAACACTCGTCGTTCCATCGCGAGTGTGTCCTGGTCCCACAGACAAGCGGACAAGTGACGCGGAAAGAATGCTGAGAAGACAGCAACAAGTAGCATGAATTTTCGCATTGGATTGGCTCCTGATACGACTCAGCCTACACGATCCGCCATCACTCCATTCAGCTCAGTTCGCCCAATCTTCAAGGTTGTCCCCAGACAACGTCAGAAAGAAGCGGTTGTGATTCCGCTTGTTTCCGCCACTCGGCCTCGGTGCTGCCACTGATCAAGACCTCGGAAACACATCCGGTGGCCATCATGACGATCTGTGGCAGGTCAACAATTCGGCTGACGTTGAGCAAATCGGGTGAATGGCGATTTGAGGCGGGCAAATCAGTCAGTTGAAGCTTGGCAATGGAGTCCGACCACAGCGAAGCATGCAGAGCGATGAACGCCGCGTCGCCGCTTCCACTCAGGTTCCAAGGACCGGCCACTGCCAACTTGTTCTCGTCCTGGTTCAGGGCCTTCAACGCGCTGACCACATCGTAAATCTGCATTCCTGCCGCCGTTTGTCCCAGCAACATGAACCGGCGACGAATGTGAGTCCGATCACGTTCATCGCGTGACCACTCTGTTGGCCCCACACCGCGTGGAACCACCAAGATGGTCGGGCGGCCGGACGCCGTCATTTGTTTCCAGGCTTCCGCGTCAGGTTGAATGTCAGCGAAACGCTCGGGTGCCACCACCGCCAATCCAGAGGAGGCTCGTTCCCAGCCCGATTGGTCCAACACGATCACATCCAAGGGTACATCCGCACCGGATGGCTCTGACAGCGGAGTGTCTGCTGCCTCGGTTGGACGCAAGACAATCAATGGCAAACGATACGGTGACTGACTGGCATATTCCGCAAAAGTGACTTCGGCCTCATCTCGTTGAACTTGTGAGACCACCTCCAGTTCCGGCGCGGCAGCCACGTCGGGCCAACCAGCAAACGTCTTGGTTCGCAGCTGATCCTTCCAATCCTTGGTGGCGGCGGCTAACTCGGCCGGCGTCTTCGGTGCGTCCTCCATCGATGCTTTCGGAACGAAGGATTCGTGAATCGTTGTCACGCGTTCGTCACCGGGTAGTTCAGCGAACACTTTCAATTGCTTTGGTTCAAACAGCTTCGTCGCCACCTTCTCGATCAGCGATTCATCGCCACGAAGATGACGATTCAGCCAACGAAACGCGTGAATCCGTAGTTCCTGAGTGTCTTGGTGCGGCCCCGACGTGATTTGCAATCCGAGGTTCTTCTCCGCTCCGTAAAGCTCGTAGATCTTTCGGACTTTAGCGTGCAGATCGACCACGCCGTTGAGTGGGAAGATGGAGTCGCTGTCGGTGTTGGAAATCAACAACGGACGAGGGGCCACCAAGGCCGCAACCATCGGGAAGTCCCAGCGATACGTATTGACCATGTACATGCAATCGCAATGACCACTGACGCAGCCGTCCACCACGTGGTTTTCAAGGGTGGTGATTCCAGCGACCGGAACCGCCGCTTGAATGCGTTCGTCGATCGCAGCCAACCACCACGAGTAAGCCCCGCCGCCACTGCGTCCCGTCACACCGATCCGCTTCGGATCGACTTCGGGACGAGACTGCAGCAAGTCCACCGCACGCATGCTGTTCCATGCCTCCACGCCAGCTGGTGTGTAGCCACGATTGTTCCACCACCACATTTTTTCACGGTAGGTCCCGTGGTGAATGCCTTCGATCTCGCCAAGCTGAATTGTGTCGATGACCAAACACACATAGCCATTGCGAGCGAACCAGGCACCGTGGTGTTGGTAGTGAACTTTGTTGCCGTAGCTGATGCCGTCTTCGACCACGCGGCCATGGCCACACACGTACAACACCGCCGGCAACGGCTCATCGACTTCCGCAGGGCGATACAAATTCGCGGTGACGTACAGACCCGGCATCGACTGAAAGTGCAGTTTTTCAACGATCACATCGTCCTTGCGATTTTCGCCCGTCACGGTGGTGTGCAGTTCACTCCGAGCCGGCAACGGGTTCAACCCAAGCATGTCCAGCAACTGCTGTCGATAAATTTCGCGACGGCTCGTCCAATCCTCCAGCGTTTCAATGTCGGCCAGAGATTGCTCACTCAGTTGCTGGGTTTGTTGTTCGAAGTACTCCGCTACCAATTGATCGCCATCGGACGATTCCCCTGCGGGAGGCTCCGCCGCGAAGCAGCCTGAGCCAAGGAGGCAGTTCAACAAAAGGCAGAAGGTCGACAGAGCAACCAAAGCGGGCCGGCGCATGAGTGAATCTCAATCGCGAAAGAGGTGGGGAGTGGGGCAGGTGGGGAGCGACGAGTTGGCTCGATTCTGGGAACCAAGCGATCGCTTCGCCTCATTGTAGATGGTTTGATCCCGCCAGTGGTTTGCCCACGCAAGGTGCCGTCACTTCACGGTTCACCCGCGGTCCACCAACGTCCCGCACCCGTCAATTCGTGTACGCCGCCTGGCGATTGTACTGGTCGACTTGTTCGTTCAGCGTCCAAAGGTCATACAGCCATCCCACGCCAAACAACCCACCGGTCAGAAGATAAATGACTCCGGTGAACCACTTTTCGAGGTAGAAGCGATGGATCCCAAACAGCCCCAGGAACGTCAGCAGGATCCACGCAATCGTGTAGTCCACTGGCCCCGTGGTGAAACGCATTTGAGCCCGACGATCCATTCCGGGAATCAAAAACAAATCGACCAACCAACCGATCCCAGCCAGTCCAAGCGTGAAGAACCAAATGGTGCCCGTGATTTGTTTCCCGTAGTAGAAACGGTGTGCACCAAAGAAACCGAAGATCCAAACGATGTACCCGATCACAATCGAATGGGTTTCGGGCGGAGGCAGGTAGCCTTGGGCGAGTGGCTCGGATGGCTGGGCGGGTTGATGGGGTGTCGACATGGCACTTTGCTGCAGTGGAACGCGTAGCATCGCACAGAATCTGCGATGGTGGGGGCTTTTGCCCAAGACCGCTGAATCAAGGAGTGTAGCAGGCTCACTCCGTGTGCCGTCCGCTTCCAATCCCGGGATTTCAGTGAAGAGGTGGACGGCACATGGGATTGTGCCTGCTGCCGATTGAGCAGCATTGGACTTTGGTCCTTCTAAGCAGGTCGGCAGGAGTCTTTCGGCATTTGAAATATCGTGGCAAGCGTGGATGTTTCCACGTACAACCGGGGCGAACGCCCAAACGGCTCACATGGTGATGCCCGATCATTCCTGCCGACCTGCTTAGGCACCTTTGCCGGCGGCATCTGGCGCCAGTTTCAGCGGCAGTGATCGCGACTGGCATTCCACCCGTTGTGTGAGAACCGCTGGGGCAACGGTTTCAATTTTGCAGTGTGATTTACGAATCGAATGACCGGCCTTGTCCAGCGCGTTCCGCTTTGGCTTCGGATCGGCTGCGTTGTTGCAGGTACAGCTTGATCGGAACTTCACCAAACGGCAGGTGGTCACGCATCCAAGCAATCAGATACCGTTGGTAATCGTGGGTGAAGGCTTTGGGGTCGGTGCACATCACCACCACCGTGGGCGGCTCGGTCGAAACCTGAGTGGCGTAGAAAATTTTTGGACGACGGCCTTGGTACATCGCCGGTGGATGCTGGTCGATCGCGGCGCGAAGGATCCGGTTGAGCTCCCCCGTGGACACTCGACTTTGAGCCTGCTTATAAAGCATCGCGGCGTGGTTCATCACCGCTTTGACGTTGCGTCCAGTTTGCCCGGTGATGAAGGCGATCGGAGCGTAGGACAACGTGGTGAATTGGTGACGCAGGTATTTGACCCAACGTTCCGTGGGCACTTCTTTGTCGACCTTGTCCCACTTGTTGACCACGAAGAGCACCGGTTTGTGGTGCTCCATGATGTAGCCGACCAGCTGCTTGTCGACCTTGCTGACTTTTTCCAAGGCATCAAAGAACATCAGCACCACGTCTGCCCGACGGACGCTGCGCTGTGCCCGGTGGCTACCGTAAAAATCCAAGTCCGTACGAATCGATTTGCGTTTGCGAAGCCCCGGTGTGTCGATGGCCAGGAACGTCTGCCCGTCGACTTCGAATCGCACGTCGACACTGTCTCGGGTTGTCCCAGCGACTTCGCTGACAATCATCCGATCGGATTCCGCCAGTGTGTTGACGAAGGTGCTCTTGCCAACGTTGCGACGCCCCACGATCGCCACCTTCATGGAGGACTGCGGAGCAACCAAGTCCTCGTCTTTCTCAGGCAGCCGATCCACGATGACTTGGATCAGATCATCACGGTGTCGATTCTGAGTCGTGCTGACGGTGATCAGGTGCCCGCGTCCGAGCTTTCGAAATTCATCGGCGTGAATGTCTTGGTGCTCTTGGTCCGCTTTGTTGGCAACCAGGATCACGGGTCGCTCCACTCCCCGCAGACGCTCGACGACTTCTTCATCCAGCGGCATCAATCCGGTTTGAACGTCGACGACCAGCAGGATCACGTCCGCCGAGGCGATCGCCATGTCAATTTGCCGGCGCACATCGCTGGTCAGATCGTCGGCGTCTTCGACCCCCATTCCGCCTGTGTCGACCAGTTCAAAAAACTGATCGTCAGACTCGATCAAGGTGGTCATTCGATCCCGCGTCACGCCTTCGAAGTTATCAACGATTGCGAGACGTCGGCGTGCGAGCCAATTGAACACACTGCTCTTGCCGACATTGGGACGACCGACGATGGCGACTTGAGGGACTGGCATGACAAAAATCGAACAGAGGGTAAAAGGAACGACGAATCGGTGGTAACCTGCCAATGGTAAGCTGCGTCGAGCATTTCAAGAATCCCTTCCTTGCTCGAACTTCCCCGCAATGACCGTTTTTTTGACGCGAAATCGCTTCCTCGGTTGCTCATGACCTCCCTAGAAAACGACCTCGATCCCGGCGAAACGCACGAAGCCACGGGAGAACTGCTGGCTCACCTGCAACGGGTCGGCATCCGATTCATCCCCCAACCGAATGCGGAATCGGTCGAATCGTGGCAATCACGCTGGCAACAGACGATTGTCACGCCAACCGAAGCGGGTCCGCCGACCCAAGGCACGCAGCCCACCCCCCGACCAGGGAGCAGCACGACAGCGGCTGATCCATCGACGATCGCCGCGGATGTCAAAACCCCGCCCCGAGCCCCGCAACATCGCTTGCAACCCGTCGAGTCATTCTCGGTCTCTGACGATCCCTACCCCGGGAAGAACCTGCCGATTGCTGACCGCGAAACGGAGCTGGCCAATCTGGCGTCGGTCGTCGCGGGTTGCACCAAGTGCGATATGTTGGCCAAGTGCCGAACTCAAACGGTCTTTGGCGAAGGCAATTCGGCCGCCCGGTTTGCGTTCCTGGGAGAAGCCCCCGGTGCAGACGAGGATCGACTCGGGCGTCCGTTCATTGGGCGTGCGGGGCAGTTGCTCGACAAAATGGTCCAAGCCTGCAAACTTCAACGAGAAGACATCTACTTGCTCAACACGGTCAAATGCCGACCGCCTGAAAACAGAAATCCAGAACCCACCGAACTCGACAATTGTCGCTCGTACTATGAGCAACAGCTTCAGATTTTGCGACCTGAATACATCGTGTGCCTCGGTGCAATCAGCGCTCATTCGTTGCTGAAGACCAAACTGTCCGTCGGTCGACTTCGACAACAGTTCCATCAGTACCACGAAAGCAAGGTGCTGGTGATCTATCACCCCGCCTACTTGTTGAGAAACCCAGAGGCCAAGAAGGCGGCCTGGGCTGACCTTCAGCTGCTGATGCGGGACGCAGGTTTGGCGTGAAATCGACGGCAATGTCGTCGCGGCGACGGGCGAGCGGTGTTGCTCGCGTATTCCGTCACGTGCAGTCCGTCGACAGAAATTCAGTCACACCGGTTCAGCTGACCGGAATGGCTGCTTCCTCTTCCGGCGTGGCTTCCATCCAACTGTCGTCCTCTTCGTCGATGTCCTCGTCTTCTGCGGCTCCGGCTTCTTCCCCCAGCTTGGCTCGCAACTCCAGCACTTCCTCACGGATGGTGTTGAACTGCATTGCCATTGCTGACCAATGGTCATCGTTGCGGAAGGAAATGTTGCGTCCTTCTTTGCCGTCGATCAAGTTTTGCATCTCGCGACGCATGCTGAAGATCGGTCCGGCAAATCGGTTGCTGACCTTCAAGACGTCGTAGATCATCAGCGGTCCGAGCACCAACAATCCAGGAACCCAATAGATGGCCTCGTCAGTGAGCGACAGGAACAAATCCGCTGTCGCGACACCCGGGTGAATCATCGACTGAGTGAAGAACTGAATCACCACGAAGTACGTCACACACGCGGTCCCATAGAGAACGGCGCGCAAAATCAACGCCACCTGGACATCACTGTCAATCAGCAATTGCTGCCGGAGTGGACGGGTGGGGCGTTTGGCTTTCATGGGAGCAAATCCAATTCAATTGGCAATGGCGTCTGACGAATTGCTCAAGCTATTGCTTGTCTCGGCCACCAAGACGCTGATGCCGGCTGCGGCAGTCACAATGATCAGTGACAGCATCACGGCGTACTCAACGGCAGTTGGGCCATCTTCTTCGAGCAGAAATCGCTTGATCGATCGCAAGAAGGGTCGCTGGGACATGGAACGGGTTTCATTCGGTTGTGAATCAATGTGGCAGGATCACGCTCCTACTCTGACGAAAACCTAGCCCGGCTTTGCCAGATGGGCGGGGCTTATCGAATGGGATTGTCGCCGAACCGTGAATTCGTGCCGGTCATTCGGTCTGTAACGTTTGAATCGTTTTCTCTCGAACGGAAGCACCGTGGGAGCCCCTCAAAGGAGGAATCCATGGGACTTGACATCCCAGCAATACAAATCTGCAGAGAAAATGAACTCCCTAACCAGATTGAACCTGGCACGGGGACAAATCGTGATTGCAGACGAAGTATCCTGTAGAAACACCAGTTTGATCCCAGTTTGGTAACTCACCGCCTCAGGTCTTCATTGTGATGCGATTTCGATCGATCCTGCCTTCATCTCTTGCTGCCCCCATGTCGAATTCAGGTCTCTCGTCCGTGATGGTCTGCCTGACCGTCGGATTGGCATGGATATTGACCACGTTCGCTTGCAACCCTGCCTCCGCACAACCGCTGCCCAATCCCAAGCATGGTGACCCGACGGACAAGTTCCACCCGCTGGAACCCTGGTTGCCGACACCCAACGTTTACCGCACGGCATCCGGGGCGCCGGGACCTCAGTACTGGCAACAACGCGCTGATTACGCCATCGACATCGCGTTGGACGACGAAAATCAATCGCTCAGCGGCACCTGCGAAATCACCTACCACAACCAATCCCCCGACACGCTGGATTACCTGTGGGTGCAACTGGATCAAAACCGATTCAAAAACGATTCCGTCGCAATCACCAGTCAAGCGGCCCCCGGAATCAGCTCTCAGGCGACCTTCAAGTTCGTCGAAACCATGCTCGCTCAACAAGCGTTTGATGGAGGCTACAAGATCAGCTCCGTGACCGATGCCAAGGGCGATGCAATTGACCACCTGATCGTCGACACGATGATGCGAGTGGACCTGGACGCACCACTTCCACCGGGCAAATCAACTCAACTGAACATTGAATACAGCTACAACATTGTCGATGCGAAAATGATTCGCGCTCGGGGCGGCTACGAGTTCTTCGAAGACGACAAAAACTACATCTACGAAGTCGCTCAGTGGTTCCCTCGGATGGCGGCCTACACCGACTACACCGGCTGGCAACACCACCAATTCTTAGGCTCCGGTGAATTCACCTTGGAACTGGGCGACTATGACGTTCGGATCGATGTTCCCGCCGACATGGTGGTCGCATCAACGGGAACCCTGAAGAACACCAACGAAGTCCTGAAACCTGAATGGAAGACTCGTTTGGCCAAGATGAAAAAGGGCGAGGACCCGGAATTCATCATCACCCCCGAAGAAGCGAAGGAAAACGAAAAATCGAAGTCCAAAGAACGTGCGACTTGGAACTTCACCGCCAAAAATGTTCGCGACTTTGCCTTCGCTGCCAGCCGTAAATTCATCTGGGATGCGATGCCGGTCAAAGTGGGCGACCAAACCGTGTTGGCCATGTCGTACTATCCCAACGAAGCCGAACCGCTGTGGAGCCAGTACAGCACTGAATCCATCGCTCACACGTTGGAAGTCTACGGACGCTATTCGTTTGAGTATCCCTACGAGGTCGCGATCAGCGTCAACGGGCCGGTCTACGGAATGGAATACCCCATGATCTGCTTCAACGGCCCACGCCCGGAAAAGGACGGCACGTACAGCAAAGCCACCAAGTATGGGTTGATCAGTGTCATCATCCACGAAGTTGGCCACAACTTCTTCCCGATGATCGTCAACAGCGACGAACGCCAGTGGACGTGGATGGACGAAGGGCTCAACACGTTCCTGCAATACCTGACCGAGCAAGAATGGGAAGACAACTACCCCTCGCGACGTGGCCCGCCCGAAAAGATCGTTCCCTACATGCGAGGCAGCAACCAACGGCCGATCATGACCAGCAGCGACGAGATCCTGCAATTTGGTTCCAACGCCTATGGCAAGCCTGCCACCGCACTGAACATCCTGCGGGAAACGGTGCTGGGACGCGAACGGTTTGACTATGCGTTCTCGCAGTACGCGAAACGTTGGAAGTTCAAACGCCCCACACCCAGTGACTTTTTCCGCACGATCGAAGACGCCTCCGGGACCGACCTGGATTGGTTTTGGCGAGGTTGGTTCTACAGCACCGATCACGTGGACGTCTCCATCGAAGGCGTCGAACTGTATCTGATCGACAGTGGCGATCCAGACGAAACCGCCGAACGCAAACGCAAGCAGAAGGACGCTCGCGAGGACAACGTGACCGATGAACGCAACCAAGCTCTGCCACTTCGACGACGAATCGATTGGCGTCCCGGATTGAAAGACTTCTACAACGCGGCGGACTACGACGAAGACAAAGTCGAAGAAAATGATCGCAAGAACTACCAAAAGTTCCTCGACAAACTGAGCGACGAACAACGTGCCATGCTTCGTCGGACCACTCGGTTCTACGTCATTCAGTTTGCCAACCAAGGTGGACTGGTGATGCCGGTTCCATTGCGCATTCACTACGCCGACAACACGTCCGAGGACGTTCAACTGCCACCTGAAATCTGGCGTGTGAACAGTCAGACCGTGAAACGGTTGTTCCTGACCGAAAAGGAAATCGTTCGTCTGGAAATCGATCCCAAACGAGAGATCGCCGACACGGATGGCAGCAACAACCACTGGCCACCAAAGTTGGAACCAAGCCGCTTCAAGCTCTACCAATCCGGAAAATCCAGCAATCCAATGCGGAAGG
Above is a genomic segment from Rhodopirellula islandica containing:
- a CDS encoding DNA glycosylase AlkZ-like family protein, with product MPSLDQFRKRVLTDSLFPPCGLADAMEQLGFVQADPIRCPARAQDLILRQRVKNYRAGDLERCYPELDLEECYLFAYGFLSKDLWGIVHPKTEKELSDEHRQTLEVIRQHGPMHSKDLESHVGGERVQNYWGGFSRSAKMTMEALHNRGALRVASRNNGIRIYDAAKELEPTLSNEERLQQLMLAALQAMGATTRRFLLSELSHFKYLIESVADRRQCLQALIDAGRIRVDIVDEVEYLSLDLGRRGRMKADTVRILAPFDPIVRDRTRFEHLWNWTYRFEAYTPKPKRKLGYYAMPVLWRDQIVGWANAAVDAGRLKVDFGYADRRPKERVFRQAVESEVNRLAEFLGLDESAQEISHG
- a CDS encoding alpha/beta hydrolase: MRRPALVALSTFCLLLNCLLGSGCFAAEPPAGESSDGDQLVAEYFEQQTQQLSEQSLADIETLEDWTSRREIYRQQLLDMLGLNPLPARSELHTTVTGENRKDDVIVEKLHFQSMPGLYVTANLYRPAEVDEPLPAVLYVCGHGRVVEDGISYGNKVHYQHHGAWFARNGYVCLVIDTIQLGEIEGIHHGTYREKMWWWNNRGYTPAGVEAWNSMRAVDLLQSRPEVDPKRIGVTGRSGGGAYSWWLAAIDERIQAAVPVAGITTLENHVVDGCVSGHCDCMYMVNTYRWDFPMVAALVAPRPLLISNTDSDSIFPLNGVVDLHAKVRKIYELYGAEKNLGLQITSGPHQDTQELRIHAFRWLNRHLRGDESLIEKVATKLFEPKQLKVFAELPGDERVTTIHESFVPKASMEDAPKTPAELAAATKDWKDQLRTKTFAGWPDVAAAPELEVVSQVQRDEAEVTFAEYASQSPYRLPLIVLRPTEAADTPLSEPSGADVPLDVIVLDQSGWERASSGLAVVAPERFADIQPDAEAWKQMTASGRPTILVVPRGVGPTEWSRDERDRTHIRRRFMLLGQTAAGMQIYDVVSALKALNQDENKLAVAGPWNLSGSGDAAFIALHASLWSDSIAKLQLTDLPASNRHSPDLLNVSRIVDLPQIVMMATGCVSEVLISGSTEAEWRKQAESQPLLSDVVWGQP
- a CDS encoding NINE protein; translation: MSTPHQPAQPSEPLAQGYLPPPETHSIVIGYIVWIFGFFGAHRFYYGKQITGTIWFFTLGLAGIGWLVDLFLIPGMDRRAQMRFTTGPVDYTIAWILLTFLGLFGIHRFYLEKWFTGVIYLLTGGLFGVGWLYDLWTLNEQVDQYNRQAAYTN
- the der gene encoding ribosome biogenesis GTPase Der translates to MPVPQVAIVGRPNVGKSSVFNWLARRRLAIVDNFEGVTRDRMTTLIESDDQFFELVDTGGMGVEDADDLTSDVRRQIDMAIASADVILLVVDVQTGLMPLDEEVVERLRGVERPVILVANKADQEHQDIHADEFRKLGRGHLITVSTTQNRHRDDLIQVIVDRLPEKDEDLVAPQSSMKVAIVGRRNVGKSTFVNTLAESDRMIVSEVAGTTRDSVDVRFEVDGQTFLAIDTPGLRKRKSIRTDLDFYGSHRAQRSVRRADVVLMFFDALEKVSKVDKQLVGYIMEHHKPVLFVVNKWDKVDKEVPTERWVKYLRHQFTTLSYAPIAFITGQTGRNVKAVMNHAAMLYKQAQSRVSTGELNRILRAAIDQHPPAMYQGRRPKIFYATQVSTEPPTVVVMCTDPKAFTHDYQRYLIAWMRDHLPFGEVPIKLYLQQRSRSEAKAERAGQGRSFDS
- a CDS encoding uracil-DNA glycosylase, which produces MLELPRNDRFFDAKSLPRLLMTSLENDLDPGETHEATGELLAHLQRVGIRFIPQPNAESVESWQSRWQQTIVTPTEAGPPTQGTQPTPRPGSSTTAADPSTIAADVKTPPRAPQHRLQPVESFSVSDDPYPGKNLPIADRETELANLASVVAGCTKCDMLAKCRTQTVFGEGNSAARFAFLGEAPGADEDRLGRPFIGRAGQLLDKMVQACKLQREDIYLLNTVKCRPPENRNPEPTELDNCRSYYEQQLQILRPEYIVCLGAISAHSLLKTKLSVGRLRQQFHQYHESKVLVIYHPAYLLRNPEAKKAAWADLQLLMRDAGLA
- a CDS encoding Flp family type IVb pilin, which gives rise to MSQRPFLRSIKRFLLEEDGPTAVEYAVMLSLIIVTAAAGISVLVAETSNSLSNSSDAIAN
- a CDS encoding M1 family metallopeptidase, translated to MRFRSILPSSLAAPMSNSGLSSVMVCLTVGLAWILTTFACNPASAQPLPNPKHGDPTDKFHPLEPWLPTPNVYRTASGAPGPQYWQQRADYAIDIALDDENQSLSGTCEITYHNQSPDTLDYLWVQLDQNRFKNDSVAITSQAAPGISSQATFKFVETMLAQQAFDGGYKISSVTDAKGDAIDHLIVDTMMRVDLDAPLPPGKSTQLNIEYSYNIVDAKMIRARGGYEFFEDDKNYIYEVAQWFPRMAAYTDYTGWQHHQFLGSGEFTLELGDYDVRIDVPADMVVASTGTLKNTNEVLKPEWKTRLAKMKKGEDPEFIITPEEAKENEKSKSKERATWNFTAKNVRDFAFAASRKFIWDAMPVKVGDQTVLAMSYYPNEAEPLWSQYSTESIAHTLEVYGRYSFEYPYEVAISVNGPVYGMEYPMICFNGPRPEKDGTYSKATKYGLISVIIHEVGHNFFPMIVNSDERQWTWMDEGLNTFLQYLTEQEWEDNYPSRRGPPEKIVPYMRGSNQRPIMTSSDEILQFGSNAYGKPATALNILRETVLGRERFDYAFSQYAKRWKFKRPTPSDFFRTIEDASGTDLDWFWRGWFYSTDHVDVSIEGVELYLIDSGDPDETAERKRKQKDAREDNVTDERNQALPLRRRIDWRPGLKDFYNAADYDEDKVEENDRKNYQKFLDKLSDEQRAMLRRTTRFYVIQFANQGGLVMPVPLRIHYADNTSEDVQLPPEIWRVNSQTVKRLFLTEKEIVRLEIDPKREIADTDGSNNHWPPKLEPSRFKLYQSGKSSNPMRKAAEKEKAEQKKKAEQEKKESDPKADDSNKPAAKPDADKSAESKSKKPEDKKPEDKKPADKKPEGKEPVEKKPEDKSSEASEE